The Oncorhynchus nerka isolate Pitt River linkage group LG15, Oner_Uvic_2.0, whole genome shotgun sequence genome contains the following window.
TGTTgctagtagtagtggcagtgtaAGACCTATACTACCTCAACATGCATTAAATCTTCCATCATTATATCACAGCGTTGCCCAACTCCGGTCCTTGAGTACGCTCAATAGTACATATTTTTCGTTGTGGACCCGGACAAGCCCACCTGATTCTACCTGTCAACTAAcccttgacaagttgaatcaggtggtTTTTGTCTGGGGCTacgacaacaaaaaaaacacatgttCTGCTGGAGTAACTCGAGGACGGGAGTTGGGCAACACATATATATCATTTAACAATCATGCCTTACGAACCCAAAACACAATGTAACAGAAACAACTTTAACGATAACGtcatatttaaaaacaaaaaataataattgtaacctttatttaactaggcaagtcagttaagaaccaattcttatttacaatgacagcctaggaacggtgggtttaactgcctgttcaggggcagaacgacaggggtttgtcagctcggggggtttgaacttgcaaccttccagttactagtccaacgctctaaccactaggctaacctgccgcccctccactctaaccactaggctaccctgccgcccctccactctaaccaccaggctaccctgccgcccctccactctaaccaccaggctaccctgccgcccctccactctaaccactaggctaccctgccgcccctccactctaaccactaggctaccctgccgcccctccactctaaccactaggctaccctgccgcccctccactctaaccactaggctaccctgccgcccctccactctaaccactaggctaccctgccgcccctccactctaaccactaggctaccctgccgccctccactttaaccactaggctaccctgccgcccctccactctaaccactaggctaccctgccgcacctccactctaaccactaggctaccctgccgcccctccactctaaccactaggctaccctgccgcccctccactctaaccactaggctaccctgccgcccctccactccaaccactaggctaccctgccgcccctccactctaaccactaggctaccctgccgcccctccactctaaccactaggctaccctgtcgcctctacactcaaaccactaggctaccctgccgcccctccactctaaccactaggctaccctgccgcccctccactctaaccactaggctaccctgccgcccctccactctaaccactaggctaccctgccgcccctccactctaaccactaggctaccctgccgcccctccactctaaccactaggccgccctccactctaaccactgctaccctgcccactctaaccactaggcccgcctccactctaaccactaggctaccctgccgcccctccactctaaccactaggctaccctgccgcacctccactctaaccactaggctaccctgccgcccccactcccactctaccctgccgcccctccactctaaccactaggctaccctgccgcccctccactctaaccactaggctaccccgccgcccactaggctccactccactctaaccactaggctaccctgccgcacctccactctaaccactaggctaccctgccgcccctccactctaaccactaggctaccctgccgtatgAATATATAAACCCCTCTCTTTTGAGAGGGTGGTTGCCAAGGAAAAGAAATAACCAAAACAAAAGGGATAACTAATCAGTGTCTCTTCTAAGTCAATATTTGTATTTGACCTACTTCAACACTAGACAGCTGAGCATTGTCCATTTCGGATGGTTTTGACATATCAAACACCTAAATGGCTTTGTACACTACTGAGCCAAACCAAGCTGTTCTGTTGCTGGCCTAGATACGTATTGTTGTAGGAACCGTGCTGAATAAGAGCCAGCTGTTTGGTTAGGTCTGCTATGGAAGTCTGAAAAATAGGTTCACACGGTGAGTTTATATAACAGAAACAAGCTGGGTGCAACACATTATGAACAAGTGGAAATGGTTTGGTACCATGTGAAACAATCAAACGTCTGTATGACAGGTAGGAGCAGTAGTGCTAGTGTCTTCTCTTGGTCACCGTCCCAGATTAGACTCTTTGTTACATAGTATATTTACATCTCTATGTGGACATCGTGTAGGTCTGAGAGTTCCAATTTCTTTTTAAAACTTTTTAAAGTCCACTAggtctttttttgtttgtttttgtggtCTTTTTTTTAATGAACCTCTTCGTCGATCGCCCTTCAGTGAACTTATACGTTGTCGTGACTTCCTACTTCCTATTTCGGGGAGCGCTGCCTAGCCAATCGATTCATGAAGCAACAGGTTACCGTGGCGATGATGACCACGCCCACAAACAAGGCAGAGGACATGCCCACAACCAAGGGGATGAGGAGCAGGTCGGccgctgcagagacagagagagaagagaggagggagggagggagggagggagggggagggagggagggagggagggagggagggagggatgagttaGTCAAGTTCGGGAAAACGACTAGCTTTCCTCATAAACCGTTTCATTTACAATTGGGAGTATTAGACAGGATGTCAGTATTAGACAGGATATGTTAGCCATGTTATGATACCTATGATCCCTAATAACTGTTGGCTAATAGCCTCCAAAAGACAGTGAGTGGGAAAACAGAAGAGACCGACACTTCCTGACTACCATCAGTGATGCAGAGCCACTCGTTTGTATTAGGAACTGATGTTGAGTGTGTCTGCTGCAGTGATTCGTCACCGCTCGCTGTATGTAAAACAGCTAGCAGTCCCAGACCCAGTGACACTCACCTCTGGCGTACAGGTAGACCCTGACACCCTCCGACTGGGCCTTGGCCCCGGTGTTGTACCATCCTCCACGGGGGTCTTGTCCCCACACCTCAGCCTGGCAGACAAACAggccctggtcctggtcctgggcaGAGAAGATCCTCAGCCTGTAGGTGCCTAGAGACACCCGGTCCATACTGACCTGTAAGTCCAAAAAGGACCACAACGGAAGATATTTAGCATACGGTGTTATCTAGAGAAGTTATTTAGCATACGGTGTTATCTAGagaagttatttagcagacggtgTTATCTAGagaagttatttagcagacggtgTTATCTAGAGAAGTTATTTAGCATACGGTGTTATCTAGaggagttatttagcagacggtgTTATCTAGagaagttatttagcagacggtgTTATCTAGAGAAGTTATTTAGCATACGGTGTTATCTAGagaagttatttagcagacggtgTTATCTAGAGAAGTTATTTAAACAGACGGTGTTATCTAGAGAAGTTATTTACCAGACGGTGTTATCTAGaggagttatttagcagacggtgTTATCTAGagaagttatttagcagacggtgTTATCTAGaggagttatttagcagacggtgTTATCTAGaggagttatttagcagacggtgTTATCTAGagaagttatttagcagacggtgTTATCTAGaggagttatttagcagacggtgTTATCTAGagaagttatttagcagacggtgTTATCTAGagaagttatttagcagacggtgTTATCTAGagaagttatttagcagacggtgTTATCTAGagaagttatttagcagacggtgTTATCTAGagaagttatttagcagacggtgTTATCTAGaggagttatttagcagacggtgTTATCTAGaggagttatttagcagacggtgTTATCTAGagaagttatttagcagacggtgTTATCTAGaggagttatttagcagacggtgTTATCTAGaggagttatttagcagacggtgTTATCTAGagaagttatttagcagacggtgTTATCTAGaggagttatttagcagacggtgTTATCTAGagaagttatttagcagacggtgTTATGTAGagaagttatttagcagacggtgTTATCTAGagaagttatttagcagacggtgTTATCTAgagaaatacagtgcattcaaatAAGGTAGGTAAAGACAACCACATACTAGTCATTACAATTGTTTTATCTTCAATATACTTTTTTGTGTTATCCTTGATAGTTTTCTAAAAAAGGTATATATTGACtgcatgtattttttttaaactgccaaATAAATTGAACCAATCACCTCAGAGCTGTGGTTCTTATTTGGCCTGGACAGGCCCTCATAGGTAAGAGAGGCTAacaccctccccttctcctctactgACGGCTTGTCCCCACCCTTCTCTATGACCACGCCCCCTGCTGTAGCCCCACCCTCCTGGGCCGGGAGGACCGCCCTCTGCAGCCATTGGACCGCCACCTGTGCAGGGCCGGTGGTTACCACGGATACGTTGCAGAGCAGGGTGACGGTATCACTTCTCTTCAAGAGGGGGCCACGGGGAAGGTTGGCTACTGCTGACACCTTGACCTCTGtagggacacagggacagagagagagatgcttgtcATTCAATTAGGTTCAATTAGCATCGACTTACATCAATTAGGTATTTGGTTGTTATTTCAATCTAACCAGTCATGGCAATGTTCACGTTAATGTAGTATGTTTGTTTTCAAACTACTGCCCAACCTCGTAGTGGGTCAAGTGGTTTCAGTCTCTTAGCTTTACCAGGACAACTTCCAGAATCCTGACTTAACTTGTGTATATACCCACTGGTTGTAGTCCCCAGGATCCTCCTCTGCCAGAGGGGTGCAATTACTTACTCATCCCTCATGGATTTAAACACATTGGATTGCTGTTAAGTAGATTGAGGGAGTTTTCTCCATTATACCAATACATCCTTTTAAATCCACGAGGAGGAGTGAACTAGGCCACAGTTTGTGGGGAGAAGGCAGGGTGGTCTTGTGTCTGTCTTTTCTCTTACCTTTCGTCTCGAGGTTGATGGTGACCCCCTCTGACCTCTGTGTGAGGGTAGCAGCACTGGAGGGTCCCGGGTTAAGCCTCCCAGCGTAGACGCTCACAGCACAGCGGTACACCCCCGTGTCAGCTGGGTGGGCAGAGAACAACCTGAGAGAGTACCGTccctccacctccttctccatggaaccccctccccccctccccccccggCTGGAGTCATCCCCCCAGCTCACCACCCCGTCTGGGCCATACCGGGCCACCTCCACCtgggagaggggacagacagagatagactgaaAGGTTAACCTGAGTTGTGCTTGGAAAACGACTAGCCAATCAAGCATTATTTACTTTACGATCCTAAATAACTGTTGACCAATAGGATGTCAGTATTAGACAGGATGTCAGCCTTTCTGGCTCCAAATAATGTGTTTTATCTACACTTGGAAGCATTACATACTTTCAATAGCGGCAGCAAATAGCTGATTTTTTTTGCCAAAGTTTTCAATTTCACAATTAAAAACACAAAGTCATAGAAGAATTGAACAACTCTGTAAGGACTTCCTCAGGGGCTAAAAGGAAGATACTAATAACCAATAACAATAATCAATACcaacctccacccctccacccgtCAATGCCCTGTCCTCGCTGCTCACGGTGCCCCTCCTCATCCACTGAACCAGCAGGCCCGAGCGGCCCCCAGGGGCCAAACCAGACACCTCGCAGGTCAGAGTGAGAGGGGAGCCTAACTGGAGAGTTACCTCACCTCGCGGAGTGGACGTAACAGACAGGGAGTCagctggaaggagggaggagggggtaaaggaggaagaggagggggtaaaggaggaagaggagggagaggataaaggaagaggagggagaggataaaggaggagggagaggataaaggaggagggagaggagaggggaaaaaatAAACAAGTGCATGATTTAAAATGTGTTCGCTCTGCATTCAAACTAACTTTAATATGTTAATTGTCACTGTGAATAAAGGTTTATTTGCATATAGCAACTGAAGTTAAATGCATCTCAAAATTCATCCTAAAAGAAGATCTCATCTATAAATAATACACTCTGAAAACTATGTTAGCTATTTAATGAAACGCTTCAGTTCAGTTTATAAATCTATTGTTGACTGTAATCTgtccaacaacaacacaaccgaGACCAGAGAGGATAAAACCAGGTCTATTGTCTAACAGACAATAGAGACCATAATAGAATGAAGTAGAGCAGTTTCTGGCTGACACGATAAGAACGCACAGACCCTCAGTGGGGAACTAGAacactgtctaacagaacacacagacccTCAGTGGGGAACTAGAacactgtctaacagaacacacagacccTCAGTGGGGAACTAGAacactgtctaacagaacacacagacccTCAGTGGGGAACTAGAACACTGTCTAACAGAACGCACTGACCCTCAGTGGGGAACTAGAacactgtctaacagaacacacagacccTCAGTGGGGAACTAGAacactgtctaacagaacacacagacccTCAGTGGGGAACTAGAACACTGTCTAACAGAACGCACTGACCCTCAGTGGGGAACTAGAacactgtctaacagaacacacagacccTCAGTGGGGAACTAGAacactgtctaacagaacacacagatcCTCAGTGGGGAACTACAACACTGTACCTTCTACTACAGCAAATGTTACCTTCTTCTGTGCTCTCACCCCACAACTCTAAAAAACACACCCCACAACTCTAAAACACCCCACAGCTCTAAAACACACCCCACAGCTCTAAAACACACCCCAGCTCTAAAACACACCCCACAGCTCTAAAACACACAGCTCTAAAACACCCCACAGCTCTAAAACACACAGCTCTAAAACACACCCCACAGCTCTAAAACACCCCACAGCTCTAAAACACACAGCTCTAAAACACACCCCAC
Protein-coding sequences here:
- the igsf8 gene encoding immunoglobulin superfamily member 8 — protein: MMMMMASWRWTAALICLHWVFQYTLCREVTLPSGPLYRVAGFPLSIPCAVSGYEGSRTQDFEWFLYREDSQGRQMGVISTRDPGFPYAPFQARVRSGEVRVERDSGDKARLVFQRLRADDQGRYECYTPSTDSKYQGNYSASVAVKVIPDTLLISYSRSLTGQPVPEGAEITLTCSAAVQSKQHTHLSITFGVRGGGSGLVSGTPREIIAIDKELSVTPGRGDSYQKRYDDGEITLVKKTGDGGRDVYVMKMSAVAPDDSGAYFCEASQWILDPDGAWQKIAQRTLEIGNLTVQPLADSLSVTSTPRGEVTLQLGSPLTLTCEVSGLAPGGRSGLLVQWMRRGTVSSEDRALTGGGVEVEVARYGPDGVVSWGDDSSRGGRGGGGSMEKEVEGRYSLRLFSAHPADTGVYRCAVSVYAGRLNPGPSSAATLTQRSEGVTINLETKEVKVSAVANLPRGPLLKRSDTVTLLCNVSVVTTGPAQVAVQWLQRAVLPAQEGGATAGGVVIEKGGDKPSVEEKGRVLASLTYEGLSRPNKNHSSEVSMDRVSLGTYRLRIFSAQDQDQGLFVCQAEVWGQDPRGGWYNTGAKAQSEGVRVYLYARAADLLLIPLVVGMSSALFVGVVIIATVTCCFMNRLARQRSPK